In the Scatophagus argus isolate fScaArg1 chromosome 11, fScaArg1.pri, whole genome shotgun sequence genome, GACAGAGACAAAGGCCAAGGCCGAGGGGGACATGCAGGGCAGACCAGCAGCACCGAACAAAACCAAAGAACTTCACTAGGGGGGAAACAAGTGGGAGCCAAAGGCTGAGGGCATTGTGTGCACTGCCAGCCCTGTGAGAGCAGACAGAGTGGGAAAAACCGTACTCATGTGACAtaataaaaagaccaaaacaacaacaaaaaaaaaactaaatctaAAAGAAAGGTGGAAACTGTTGTCTTCAGAGTTAAAAAGGTAAACAGGAAATAGTATGTCGCCCTGCATAATGTTATCTCTTAAGTTGGACTAACATAGGCCTAACAAACGGATAAAGCAGCTGTATTAACACGAGAGTACACGAGGCAGTGAGATTGATATTTTGGGTTAGAACGACAGCGAGCGACAATGGACGCCTTCTCTCACAAGAGTTTGTGATGACATTCAGATTTGCAAGATTAAATGTCCTTAGCAGTATTAATACAGAGTAGGAAAGTATATTGATACACACTGAGAGTATGCACTGTTATTTTTCTATCAAAATGACAGTACGACTTGGTGTggtttttaatattttgcttgATCCACAGATTGACTGGGCTGTGACAGCCGCATAAAGTTTCCTTTATTTGTTCACATTATAGGCCACTGAAatcaagaagaaagaaaaccagtATAAGTAAATATGGTGGATGAGTCTTTGTaacaagcctgtgtgtgtgccaacGCAAAAGATAGCTTCCCTTTGAAATGTCTCTCACATTCACATCTGATGCtgcatggtttttttttcttcctttctttcttttctgctaaTTTCCGCTTCACTttctcatcactctctctctcatctggCACTGAGTTTTTTTaataggataaaaaaaatatatatttgttgtcaacaaacactttttttttctgtagccTTTTGATAACATTGAACTGACTGCCACTTTCGCTCAGCAGAGGTTAAAAGCAAcggagggatttttttttctccttttttggaCCAGCAAACTGGTATCACTCTCCCTATTCATGCATTAGATTATACCGACATTCATACTTGTCCTGAAAATCAAAAGGATGTCTCTAACCGCATTCACTCCGACgatcaaaacaaaaattgacgtcttaaaaaaagcaaacaaacaaaaaaacacaaaggtgCACCTTTGCTTGTTAAGAGACCACCAGTCATTTCAATGTGCACCACCACACGCTCTACCTTATGAAGGGGCCAcggagagggggagggggccGACACTAAATGTGAGCAGAGGGCCtagagaggggagagaggagaggggacaAGGTGTGGGTGGGTGCAGACTCGCGTTGTGTGAGAGTGGCAGTGAGGAAAGGGTCTGGGGCTTGAAAgatgggtggggtgggggttggggcTTATGGGGAGGCACTGTATGACCTGTGGTACACACACAACCGCAAACGTGACCGCAGCCGCGTTTGGCTTTAACCCTCTCTTGTCAGGGAGCTTTCTAAAACGGCATGACAGCTGTGAATGTACGATATGCAGCCTTTTTAGAAACATCACCCCTGCCGTCGTCCAGCAGGCCGGGCCAGAGGCACAGACACGCAGGTTGTCGTTCTCACTCTCGCTCTTTTTCTTTACAGctcttctttttgtgttttaacttgCTTTGGCGAGCTGGCCGGCCGCCCTGCGAGCACGCTGGACGCGCAGGTCCCCCGGTGTCCCCTTTGTGCTTTACTTTGGAGACCGCGGAAGCTTGTTGCCTTAATTTGTCACCATTCAGACATCACCCATCAGCTTCATCTTCCAGACGCAAGGTTATTGCCAATACGCACAGCTTCCtccgtgtgtatgtgtgtgtgcgtgcgtgtatgtgtgtgtatatatataaatatatatatatatatatataaaaagagaGAGTAATATTTAtgaatctattttttttcctattttgtgATGAGAGCTATTgataagaaacaaaaagaaaacaaagtccttttctttttctcctcagtgGGACACTGCCATATTGTTTTGAAGGgaagtgtttattttcttgaaaaCTAGACTatgaataatataaataaaaacctgaaaaaatagGAGAACAGTAAAGTGAACCACCGCGTTAACTTTGGTCAGGATGTGAACAGTGCGCATGTCAGTATTGTGATCTACCTCAGGCTTCAGGGTACCTCAGTCCAATCTTTCATTTCCcccctttttccacattttgtatGCCTTGTTAACTGATCATTTTGAacgtttttaattttcttttttaatgaaaacaaacaaaaaaaaatgaaccagAGAAAAGATCTACAGTAATCTCTAAACTCTTCAGGTCCAGCCAACTAGTGAAACTTTGTAAACCGTAGTCAGCTCTTGTTGGACCGTCTTTGCCTGGACGCCGTACAACCTCTTAATGATACAAGTCAAATGATTTccaagttgatttttttttttttttgtttagccAGAAAGGAATGAAGAGCAGGAACAAGGGGGTATAAACCTGCCCGAAGTGGTTCTGAATGTGGATGTTGTGTACTGATTTCACCatcaaagaaaggaaaaaaaacaagacaccaGTCAGTTGATAGAAACAGAAACTAACCAACTGTACCTCCTGTTTTCCCAACTGTACCTccaggttttttgttttttttttttttttagactttaaaaaatgataataataataatgaagttTATTcacttgtgaaaaaaaaaaggcaaaaaaaaaaaaaaaaaagaattttataaCAACCCAACTCAATCTTACCAGCTCTGTTTGATAACAGCATACTCTGGGGTTGATTTGAAGAAAAACACGaagctgcaaaaacacactgacaggacTCTTGAACGTGGTGTAAAACCTTAGTCTTCTGTGTAGAATGTAGAACAACTCTAGTCTAgtctttgaaaatgtcactgtgtaCGACAAGATAACTGTATATCTGTAAACATGTACAATAGAGTCAAACATAAATGCATCTTTTTCTTTGGTCTCTATAACACTTGGCAGTCTGCACCTGCATTGTGAGAGACGGTGGGAGAAGTTTAGAGTGTCACAGCTGCCCTCAACTCCACTGACCTCTAAATGGTTTTCTCATCGATCTACagataataattattattattttttttttttttgtgctgtacATTTTTCAGAATTACCTCTCAGAATCCAAGGCTGACTTTAGTTACTAAAACCCACGTagggaaaaaattaaataactgaAAGACACAGTGAAAGTTAGCGTTTGTCTTTGGAATTCTTCTAACCGTTGAGAGCTTTTTAGAGGGCAGACTTTTGTCATCAGATGaggttttattattattttttttaatgtcccAATGAACACAGACTAGCAGTGCTAAAATAAAACGTAAAAGGTCTCTCGAACTCACACAATGCCTGAGGCTGTTTCAGTAAAGCCTCCCCACAGCCGGTACAGTACCTCATACTGATGATGATAGCTCACCAGACCTGATTGAAAATACCCTGACCTTATCAACCCAAATGCAGTACGGTGCTTCTACTCGAGCGCATGACTCCTGTGGTGGTCTTCTTCGCTGTTGTAGGGTATGTGGTGGAGAAAAGCGGCTTTTCAAGGTAGCACTGGAAATTGTAGTTTGTCATTCGTGGTTTGTTTGACTGCCAGgagtagctttttttttttttttttttttttttttttgattgatcGAGGCTGTTTTCTCACATTGCAGAGGACTCATCAGGACCTCTCGtgtctcttgtgtttttggCTCTTCATACAGCATCAAGTGCAGGTTTCCCTCCAGCTGGTTCGCTTTCGCAGTGCTGTTGTCAGCAGAGCATCACGGTCGCTGGGACATCCGTAAGCCGACCGCAGCCTGAGGCCGAAACTTGTCAAGATGATAGtaacctttttattttacttccaAGGATTGGTGTTTCTAGGTTTTGTGGGGTGTTGCTAGACATTAATATACAGTACCAggaaaacacacttacacacatcGCTGAGGGTGTACTGTGTTGTTAGTCATATCACATGGTGGTTGGATAGCTTAggctttttcttgtttgttttctgttgatcTGGTTTTCTCGTCATGTACACTGATTTAATAATGTAGTCTGGAGCATTAGCTGGGAATCTTTGCTTTGATATTCATTCCTTTTACATCACTACCAATAATAACTAGCTGTTACATTGTGGTTGAAAAAAATATCCTAGATAGGATTTTGAACAGATTTTGGGAGTCGGAAAGGCGAAACAAATGTATCTGCAACACACAAACCAGCAGGGTTGACAGAGTATCCAGGTCTGATTAAACAAAAGTTGATAAAACGTGTTCTGCCTTTGGGACTGAACAGAAAAGAGGGCATTCAAACACCATCCAGAAATTACAGATCAGCTGAGGAAGGATTTAGTAAAGTCGGGTTGGATGTATGCAGAACCACAGCAGTGTTTcggggtttgtttttttttcgtCCTGTCttgttaaatgacaaaacacaaaagcattgCATGAGACTGTTGTAGGCGATCCAGTATGTACTACACTTCATATGGCACTAGACTTTCAGTAATGGTTTTACATGGATCCATTTCTTAATTGTATTTCACCATTTGAGAgattccttttgttttcctcagtaGGTCACGACCCTCAAGTCCTACATTTCCCACGGGCCAAAAGGTCCCAAACACCTCAAGGTAATCGGTGACTGTGTGCTGGATTGACATGTGATCCCCTTTTTAGTACACCTCGTGGACCCATGACTTTCTGGTGACAGCCATGCTGTTGTTTTGAGTTGTGAGTGAACTGTATTGCTGAGCAACCTGGATCTGAGCAATAaagaatatttgaaaaaaacaaaaacctaaaaaacctactgttgttttattttttaaagctttcCACATCTGAAACAAAAGGTAGCACATCATCTGACACACCACAAATACGGATGAAACCGAAAGCCGACATAACCTTTTACACCCGAACCCACATGAAGAGAGTGAAAATAACACTTTGGACCGGCACTGTGCGAAAGACACATGGACATGTGATGAGAGGCAACAAAGAGGAGGACTTCAAGGCAATATTATGGTTCGATTAAACAGAGGCCTCACGCTGCCTGAATTAACTGCACATTCACTTTCAGATAATAATGCAGCTGCTTAGAAATCAGGATGTGGTGAAAGAAACGGACATTCAGTCACAAAAGTCTTAATTCAATTGGTTATTCAAAATGACTCCTGAACATTACACTCCATCAGGTTAGATCCTGATCTTTAGATCACACAGCTGGAAAAAGTAACCAAGTTGAAAAATAGTACAAAGTGTCCTACACACGCCATTACAATTCATACAGAAACTGCAAAAAATGATtgtcaaacaagaaaaaatacaacttCAAGTTGTATGATCCATGCTGCAAACATAAACAGTATTTCagttaacaaataaaatatttcacacaacCACAACCAGCCACTACCAACAGGTAGATTGGGAAGGCTGTTATGTTTACATTAATTTTTCCTCACGCGCATGTTGGAGGTAGAAGTTTGACTGCGCGACAGGCACTTAAAACACCAGCTGTCAACACTGAAGCAGAAATATTAATGTATAACAAGAGTGCAAGATAAAGTCTCCTTAAAatccttccctctctccataTGATTTctatacattcatacatttatatacacatCATGTGCACGCTGTGCCCACACAAGCTGCGGCACAGAAACACCAACACATTTCATAACACAAAATACTTGGCTTCAAATACCATCGTGCCAGtaaaaaaaatccctaaaaTCCTGCTTCATGTCCCGGAGGCTCCAGAAAAGTGAAGCACtccagattaaaaaaaaaaaatgcttttcaaagCAGGGAACAAATCACTGGACCTTCTTGTCTGTGACGAGTCCGTTCCGCGATTGGACATCCAGTTTCAGACGCCTCTGACTGAAGCGGCGGATGAGAGCGCCGGGCACCAGAGCCATGCAGGCGATGgccaacagctgcagcagccgcTCCCAGGAGAACAGGTCATCCAGCGACGACACCTCAGACAGCATGACGCCCGTCTGGACGCAGATGAAGTTGTACGGCAGGAGACCTAAAGGTTAAGAACAAAACCGTGGCTGCAGCTTTGTGAGAGGGTTTATTcgcagtgttgttgttgtttgaattgATGCTATCCTGTTTATTTagcaaaaagtgcaaaaaacaaTGAATCCTTCAAATCTTCATTCATGTAataacacacacagctacagagAGGTGCTGCGTTAGGTTAATGTTTGATAACTCTAACAGCTAAAAAAGATGTCTGGCAATCAACACTTTGAAGCTTTTTAATTGCCTCATGTTGCTTTGAAACGCATTAAACATGTCACGGCCACAGGCTGAAACTAACCACTGAACAGAGGGACAAATAGGGTCGATTAAGTGGCATGTAACCTAACATGACCGACCATCAAAGTAGTCTTTTCATTACTGATTTAGTTGAACATgaagccttttttcttttagcgtttacatgtttaatttggggaaggaagaaaaacagtcaTCGCTGTTGTGATTCAGAGTACAGCTTCCCTCAGTGTGCATGCAGAGTGTGTCTTACAGCTCAAACGAGCTGTCAGTCAGGTGACCCGCGTGTGCATACCAATGAAGactgagcagaagaagaaggtgatGGGGATGTTGACGATCGGGGCAGACATGTTCAGAAACCAGTTGGGAGTCATGGGAAAGAATCtcaggaagagcaggaagaagaacaaacagtCCTGGTTCTCCTCAACCTGGGAAACAAAGGGCAGATTTTAAACAAGATGTTGcaatttatgtctttttttgggtgtcaatgacatgaaaaatgtttggttttacTGTAACGTGTGTTTAAAGGACAATAATCACACTGGTGTGCTGTTTGAGCTTGTTAATGTGGAAcgaaatatgataaaaaaaaaaaaaaccaaaactaataattacatgtgtttacatgtgtgacAAGTTTTCATTGGGACCCCAAGAATGAACACttaggtaaaaaataaataaataaatccataaatactgtatgtacgATCACTGATAGTTGCAGCTGTTGCAGCAAgtgaattttgtttattttctctgcgTTTTGTTGCTAAAAGATACATACATGTATAAGATACATACATCACAGagtttttctgtgatttgaCAACGGTGAGACGATCCATATCTCACTTGAAGAAGCATCTTTACCTGCGCTTTGATAACACAacaaatttctctttttttttctctctctctctctatatatagaagatgcacacagagacagttaATTGTTTGAGCTTTGTGCCTTAGAAGTTTCCAGACTGTCAATATAATTCAATACTAACAGTTCTCAGtatttcagctttgtttacaCGGTGTCACGAATTCACCTTCCTCTGCAGCATGGAGACTTTATCGGGGAAGAGGTTAACAATGTAGCGTTTTCCGAAAGCCTGGGACAGGAGGTAGCACGTGGTGGAGCCCACAGTGGTGAGCACACAGGCAAGCAGCAGGCCTTGGTATGGTCCAAATATAGCTCCTGCCAGAATGTTCTGCACAAtgacaggaaaagaagaaggtCTGGGTTACTAGACATCATCAATACGTGTGTGTAATGATCAGCTTTGATCTGCTGTATGCCTTCTTGTCAGAGGAGAGAAATACTGTGATCTAACTGTGTTTTTAAGAGTAGGAAGATGGGTGATTGTCACTTTAACCAGCGTGTGGTATGTGTGGTTAAGGCCTCTTCTCTGCAATGCTCATTCAGGGGAATCATGACTGATACAAAAGCAAGTCTGACATCCCTTTGCTGTTCGAGCTGGCTGAACATTTTTATCCTCTGCAGTGTGTCTTTTAAGAAGAGATCTGAGCTGCACACGACAAGCGggtcaaaataaaaccaagttTCTTTTACACCCGCAAGGcgtgatgttttcttttacttgacTAATTAAAATCCTCgtgtcacatttttctgtcaaacatgCCGAGAAGAATTCTTACACGTAAAGATTAAACAAACTGCTagaatcatttttaaacaaatgcaacatAAGACACGCCGATGCCTGCCAGCATCAGCACAGAGagcatttaaaacatacatttgaGTTTTTTACCTTACCAGGAACGAAGATCCAGGAATGGCAAACGACTGCTTGTAGAGGTATGCACtgcagaagagcagcaggacaTATCCTGTGTGTTCTGTCTTGTAAAACTGCAGGAGCTCAGCCAGTTCCCTCAGCTCCTCCAAGTCTGAAGGGAACTTCAACCTGCGAGAACAACCACACTCAGGTCAGTCACACCATCCAGTCTTCATTCATGAGCAGACAAGGTGAGGGAGCATCGTGAAGTGCTAAAATAAAGCCTGATGATATGCAAGTGTTTCTGAAATGACATATGAAAATCTTTGTTTAGATCATCCATGTTTACAAGACAAAACTACTTTATTAATCATTTAGGATATGGAGAATTTATGACACCGTGATGGTGTCATGATTACAACCTTAAcaattatttaatcatttaagttaaaaaaataataggGGATTAGATGATAATGAAGTAATAAAGTTTGCTTATAGCTAATAAACAACTggcatattcacacacacacacctaaataaataaagatcaattacagttttaatttgCTTCGTTTATCATTTATTAAGAAAATAACAATGGTAACAGGTTCATacatgttaatatttgtttttcttaatctAAAATCATCAGCAGCTGAATAACTGGGACTAAATATATCACTTTTCAGTAACCAGTTTTATAATGTTTAATGATTACCGTATGCCACTGAAGTGAATTGCGTAAGGTAGCTAATTAAACGCTGGAGAATTAATGGGACTATTTAACGCTACAACATGACATTATGAACTACTGTCAGTTAGCAGCAGTTTATCTGTGTGGTGGTGAAAGTGGCTGAGATGGGAGCCTGCTAGCGTAGATGACAGTAACGTTACGGTAGCATAACGTCACACTTTAAACGCTTATTTGAATACAGTAAGGGGACTTATACATATGTAATCCATAAAGACTTCATGCTCTCTGGCTTTAAGCTAACACCGCCA is a window encoding:
- the tmem41aa gene encoding transmembrane protein 41A-A — its product is MRSLVGLTSVIIAASLYLYSLSLYLPAGPRRRPHPAADREHVETFESEQPTDSSEEPSRLKFPSDLEELRELAELLQFYKTEHTGYVLLLFCSAYLYKQSFAIPGSSFLNILAGAIFGPYQGLLLACVLTTVGSTTCYLLSQAFGKRYIVNLFPDKVSMLQRKVEENQDCLFFFLLFLRFFPMTPNWFLNMSAPIVNIPITFFFCSVFIGLLPYNFICVQTGVMLSEVSSLDDLFSWERLLQLLAIACMALVPGALIRRFSQRRLKLDVQSRNGLVTDKKVQ